A region of Arabidopsis thaliana chromosome 5, partial sequence DNA encodes the following proteins:
- the TGA1 gene encoding bZIP transcription factor family protein (TGA1; CONTAINS InterPro DOMAIN/s: Basic-leucine zipper (bZIP) transcription factor (InterPro:IPR004827), bZIP transcription factor, bZIP-1 (InterPro:IPR011616); BEST Arabidopsis thaliana protein match is: TGACG motif-binding factor 4 (TAIR:AT5G10030.2); Has 674 Blast hits to 672 proteins in 50 species: Archae - 0; Bacteria - 0; Metazoa - 2; Fungi - 0; Plants - 649; Viruses - 0; Other Eukaryotes - 23 (source: NCBI BLink).), with amino-acid sequence MFDQEASTSRHPDKIQRRLAQNREAARKSRLRKKAYVQQLETSRLKLIQLEQELDRARQQGFYVGNGIDTNSLGFSETMNPGIAAFEMEYGHWVEEQNRQICELRTVLHGHINDIELRSLVENAMKHYFELFRMKSSAAKADVFFVMSGMWRTSAERFFLWIGGFRPSDLLKVLLPHFDVLTDQQLLDVCNLKQSCQQAEDALTQGMEKLQHTLADCVAAGQLGEGSYIPQVNSAMDRLEALVSFVNQADHLRHETLQQMYRILTTRQAARGLLALGEYFQRLRALSSSWATRHREPT; translated from the exons ATGTTCGATCAAGAAGCTTCAACGTCTAGACATCCCGATAAG ATACAAAGACGGCTTGCTCAAAACCGCGAGGCTGCTAGGAAAAGTCGCTTGCGCAAGAAG gctTATGTTCAGCAACTGGAAACAAGCAGGTTGAAGCTAATTCAATTAGAGCAAGAACTCGATCGTGCTAGACAACAG GGATTCTATGTAGGAAACGGAATAGATACTAATTCTCTCGGTTTTTCGGAAACCATGAATCCAG GGATTGCTGCATTTGAAATGGAATATGGACATTGGGTTGAAGAACAGAACAGACAGATATGTGAACTAAGAACAGTTTTACACGGACACATTAACGATATCGAGCTTCGTTCGCTAGTCGAAAACGCCATGAAACATTACTTTGAGCTTTTCCGGATGAAATCGTCTGCTGCCAAAGCCGATGTCTTCTTCGTCATGTCAGGGATGTGGAGAACTTCAGCAGAACGATTCTTCTTATGGATTGGCGGATTTCGACCCTCCGATCTTCTCAAG gttcTTTTGCCACATTTTGATGTCTTGACGGATCAACAACTTCTAGATGTATGCAATCTAAAACAATCGTGTCAGCAAGCAGAAGACGCGTTGACTCAAGGTATGGAGAAGCTGCAACACACCCTTGCGGACTGCGTTGCAGCGGGACAACTCGGTGAAGGAAGTTACATTCCTCAGGTGAATTCTGCTATGGATAGATTAGAAGCTTTGGTCAGTTTCGTAAATcag GCTGATCACTTGAGACATGAAACATTGCAACAAATGTATCGGATATTGACAACGCGACAAGCGGCTCGAGGATTATTAGCTCTTGGTGAGTATTTTCAACGGCTTAGAGCCTTGAGCTCAAGTTGGGCAACTCGACATCGTGAACCAACGTAG
- a CDS encoding Leucine-rich repeat protein kinase family protein (Leucine-rich repeat protein kinase family protein; FUNCTIONS IN: kinase activity; INVOLVED IN: protein amino acid phosphorylation; EXPRESSED IN: 22 plant structures; EXPRESSED DURING: 12 growth stages; CONTAINS InterPro DOMAIN/s: Protein kinase, ATP binding site (InterPro:IPR017441), Serine/threonine-protein kinase domain (InterPro:IPR002290), Leucine-rich repeat (InterPro:IPR001611), Leucine-rich repeat-containing N-terminal domain, type 2 (InterPro:IPR013210), Serine-threonine/tyrosine-protein kinase (InterPro:IPR001245), Serine/threonine-protein kinase, active site (InterPro:IPR008271), Protein kinase-like domain (InterPro:IPR011009), Protein kinase, catalytic domain (InterPro:IPR000719), Tyrosine-protein kinase, catalytic domain (InterPro:IPR020635); BEST Arabidopsis thaliana protein match is: leucine-rich repeat transmembrane protein kinase family protein (TAIR:AT5G10290.1).) — translation MALLIITALVFSSLWSSVSPDAQGDALFALRSSLRASPEQLSDWNQNQVDPCTWSQVICDDKKHVTSVTLSYMNFSSGTLSSGIGILTTLKTLTLKGNGIMGGIPESIGNLSSLTSLDLEDNHLTDRIPSTLGNLKNLQFLTLSRNNLNGSIPDSLTGLSKLINILLDSNNLSGEIPQSLFKIPKYNFTANNLSCGGTFPQPCVTESSPSGDSSSRKTGIIAGVVSGIAVILLGFFFFFFCKDKHKGYKRDVFVDVAGEVDRRIAFGQLRRFAWRELQLATDEFSEKNVLGQGGFGKVYKGLLSDGTKVAVKRLTDFERPGGDEAFQREVEMISVAVHRNLLRLIGFCTTQTERLLVYPFMQNLSVAYCLREIKPGDPVLDWFRRKQIALGAARGLEYLHEHCNPKIIHRDVKAANVLLDEDFEAVVGDFGLAKLVDVRRTNVTTQVRGTMGHIAPECISTGKSSEKTDVFGYGIMLLELVTGQRAIDFSRLEEEDDVLLLDHVKKLEREKRLEDIVDKKLDEDYIKEEVEMMIQVALLCTQAAPEERPAMSEVVRMLEGEGLAERWEEWQNLEVTRQEEFQRLQRRFDWGEDSINNQDAIELSGSSSLSVVFLVFTLSRVIQTVDVCDYINTDQQNQKL, via the exons ATGGCTCTGCTTATTATCACTGCCTTAGTTTTTAGTAGTTTATGGTCATCTGTGTCACCAGATGCTCAAG GGGATGCATTATTTGCGTTGAGGAGCTCGTTACGTGCATCTCCTGAACAGCTTAGTGATTGGAACCAGAATCAAGTCGATCCTTGTACTTGGTCTCAAGTTATTTGTGATGACAAGAAACATGTTACTTCTGT AACCTTGTCTTACATGAACTTCTCCTCGGGAACACTGTCTTCAGGAATAGGAATCTTGACAACTCTCAAGACTCT TACATTGAAGGGAAATGGAATAATGGGTGGAATACCAGAATCCATTGGAAATCTGTCTAGCTTGACCAGCTTAGATTTGGAGGATAATCACTTAACTGATCGCATTCCATCCACTCTCGGTAATCTCAAGAATCTACAGTTCTT GACCTTGAGTAGGAATAACCTTAATGGTTCTATCCCGGATTCACTTACAGGTCTATCAAAACTGATAAATAT TCTGCTCGACTCAAATAATCTCAGTGGTGAGATTCCTCAGAGTTTATTCAAAATCCCAAAATACAA TTTCACAGCAAACAACTTGAGCTGTGGTGGCACTTTCCCGCAACCTTGTGTAACCGAGTCCAGTCCTTCAG GTGATTCAAGCAGTAGAAAAACTGGAATCATCGCTGGAGTTGTTAGCGGAATAGCGGTTATTCTACtaggattcttcttctttttcttctgcaaGGATAAACATAAAGGATATAAACGAGACGTATTTGTGGATGTTGCAG GTGAAGTGGACAGAAGGATTGCTTTTGGACAGTTGAGAAGATTTGCATGGAGAGAGCTTCAGTTGGCTACAGATGAGTTCAGTGAAAAGAATGTTCTCGGACAAGGAGGCTTTGGGAAAGTTTACAAAGGATTGCTTTCGGATGGCACCAAAGTCGCTGTAAAAAGATTGACTGATTTTGAACGTCCAGGAGGAGATGAAGCTTTCCAGAGAGAAGTTGAGATGATAAGTGTAGCTGTTCATAGGAATCTGCTTCGCCTTATCGGCTTTTGTACAACACAAACTGAACGACTTTTGGTGTATCCTTTCATGCAGAATCTAAGTGTTGCATATTGCTTAAGAG AGATTAAACCCGGGGATCCAGTTCTGGATTGGTTCAGGAGGAAACAGATTGCGTTAGGTGCAGCACGAGGACTCGAATATCTTCATGAACATTGCAACCCGAAGATCATACACAGAGATGTGAAAGCTGCAAATGTGTTACTAGATGAAGACTTTGAAGCAGTGGTTGGTGATTTTGGTTTAGCCAAGTTGGTAGATGTTAGAAGGACTAATGTAACCACTCAGGTCCGAGGAACAATGGGTCATATTGCACCAGAATGTATATCCACAGGGAAATCGTCAGAGAAAACCGATGTTTTCGGGTACGGAATTATGCTTCTGGAGCTTGTAACTGGACAAAGAGCAATTGATTTCTCGCggttagaggaagaagatgatgtctTATTGCTAGACCAT GTGAAGAAActggaaagagagaagagattagAAGACATAGTAGATAAGAAGCTTGATGAGGATTATATAAAGGAAGAAGTTGAAATGATGATACAAGTAGCTCTGCTATGCACACAAGCAGCACCGGAAGAACGACCAGCGATGTCGGAAGTAGTAAGAATGCTAGAAGGAGAAGGGCTTGCAGAGAGATGGGAAGAGTGGCAGAATCTTGAAGTGACGAGACAAGAAGAGTTTCAGAGGTTGCAGAGGAGATTTGATTGGGGTGAAGATTCCATTAATAATCAAGATGCTATTGAATTATCTG GATCATCATCTCTATCTGTTGTCTTCTTAGTTTTTACTCTATCTCGGGTTATCCAAACAGTAGACGTGTGTGATTACATAAACACAGATCAACAGAACCAAAAGCTCTAA
- a CDS encoding Ribosomal L29 family protein (Ribosomal L29 family protein; FUNCTIONS IN: structural constituent of ribosome; INVOLVED IN: translation, ribosome biogenesis; LOCATED IN: ribosome, chloroplast stroma, chloroplast, nucleoid, chloroplast envelope; EXPRESSED IN: 22 plant structures; EXPRESSED DURING: 13 growth stages; CONTAINS InterPro DOMAIN/s: Ribosomal protein L29 (InterPro:IPR001854); Has 1807 Blast hits to 1807 proteins in 277 species: Archae - 0; Bacteria - 0; Metazoa - 736; Fungi - 347; Plants - 385; Viruses - 0; Other Eukaryotes - 339 (source: NCBI BLink).) gives MLSLSIATPGTAAIFRRGTASATSTSSSFHGVRIQHQVSARVPAAATISSSSPKPSVVMMSKREAELKEIRSKTTEQLQEEVVDLKGELFMLRLQKSARNEFKSSDFRRMKKQVARMLTVKREREIKEGIKKRLSRKLDRQWKKSIVPRPPPSLKKLQEEEAAEEAAEAAKSA, from the exons ATGCTTAGTCTCTCAATCGCTACGCCGGGGACGGCGGCGATTTTTCGTAGAGGAACTGCTTCGGCGACTTCAACTTCGTCTTCATTCCATGGTGTCAGAATCCAGCACCAGGTTTCTGCTCGCGTCCCCGCGGCGGCGACGATATCGTCGTCGTCTCCTAAACCGTCGGTGGTGATGATGTCGAAAAGAGAGGCGGAATTGAAAGAGATAAGATCGAAGACGACGGAGCAGTTACAAGAGGAGGTTGTTGACCTTAAAGGTGAGCTCTTTATGCTTCGTCTCCAGAAATCGGCAAGGAATGAGTTCAAATCTAGCGACTTTCGTCGTATGAAGAAACAA GTTGCTCGGATGTTGACGGTtaaaagagagagggagatcAAAGAAGGGATAAAGAAAAGGTTGTCGAGGAAACTTGACAGACAATGGAAGAAAAGCATAGTACCAAGACCACCTCCGTCTCTGAAGaaacttcaagaagaagaagctgcagAAGAAGCAGCTGAAGCTGCTAAATCTGCTTGA
- a CDS encoding Leucine-rich repeat protein kinase family protein (Leucine-rich repeat protein kinase family protein; FUNCTIONS IN: kinase activity; INVOLVED IN: protein amino acid phosphorylation; LOCATED IN: plasma membrane; EXPRESSED IN: 23 plant structures; EXPRESSED DURING: 12 growth stages; CONTAINS InterPro DOMAIN/s: Protein kinase, ATP binding site (InterPro:IPR017441), Protein kinase, catalytic domain (InterPro:IPR000719), Leucine-rich repeat-containing N-terminal domain, type 2 (InterPro:IPR013210), Leucine-rich repeat (InterPro:IPR001611), Serine-threonine/tyrosine-protein kinase (InterPro:IPR001245), Protein kinase-like domain (InterPro:IPR011009), Serine/threonine-protein kinase, active site (InterPro:IPR008271); BEST Arabidopsis thaliana protein match is: leucine-rich repeat transmembrane protein kinase family protein (TAIR:AT5G10290.1); Has 171540 Blast hits to 120162 proteins in 4168 species: Archae - 111; Bacteria - 15580; Metazoa - 44244; Fungi - 8258; Plants - 84298; Viruses - 433; Other Eukaryotes - 18616 (source: NCBI BLink).), producing MALLIITALVFSSLWSSVSPDAQGDALFALRSSLRASPEQLSDWNQNQVDPCTWSQVICDDKKHVTSVTLSYMNFSSGTLSSGIGILTTLKTLTLKGNGIMGGIPESIGNLSSLTSLDLEDNHLTDRIPSTLGNLKNLQFLTLSRNNLNGSIPDSLTGLSKLINILLDSNNLSGEIPQSLFKIPKYNFTANNLSCGGTFPQPCVTESSPSGDSSSRKTGIIAGVVSGIAVILLGFFFFFFCKDKHKGYKRDVFVDVAGEVDRRIAFGQLRRFAWRELQLATDEFSEKNVLGQGGFGKVYKGLLSDGTKVAVKRLTDFERPGGDEAFQREVEMISVAVHRNLLRLIGFCTTQTERLLVYPFMQNLSVAYCLREIKPGDPVLDWFRRKQIALGAARGLEYLHEHCNPKIIHRDVKAANVLLDEDFEAVVGDFGLAKLVDVRRTNVTTQVRGTMGHIAPECISTGKSSEKTDVFGYGIMLLELVTGQRAIDFSRLEEEDDVLLLDHVKKLEREKRLEDIVDKKLDEDYIKEEVEMMIQVALLCTQAAPEERPAMSEVVRMLEGEGLAERWEEWQNLEVTRQEEFQRLQRRFDWGEDSINNQDAIELSGGR from the exons ATGGCTCTGCTTATTATCACTGCCTTAGTTTTTAGTAGTTTATGGTCATCTGTGTCACCAGATGCTCAAG GGGATGCATTATTTGCGTTGAGGAGCTCGTTACGTGCATCTCCTGAACAGCTTAGTGATTGGAACCAGAATCAAGTCGATCCTTGTACTTGGTCTCAAGTTATTTGTGATGACAAGAAACATGTTACTTCTGT AACCTTGTCTTACATGAACTTCTCCTCGGGAACACTGTCTTCAGGAATAGGAATCTTGACAACTCTCAAGACTCT TACATTGAAGGGAAATGGAATAATGGGTGGAATACCAGAATCCATTGGAAATCTGTCTAGCTTGACCAGCTTAGATTTGGAGGATAATCACTTAACTGATCGCATTCCATCCACTCTCGGTAATCTCAAGAATCTACAGTTCTT GACCTTGAGTAGGAATAACCTTAATGGTTCTATCCCGGATTCACTTACAGGTCTATCAAAACTGATAAATAT TCTGCTCGACTCAAATAATCTCAGTGGTGAGATTCCTCAGAGTTTATTCAAAATCCCAAAATACAA TTTCACAGCAAACAACTTGAGCTGTGGTGGCACTTTCCCGCAACCTTGTGTAACCGAGTCCAGTCCTTCAG GTGATTCAAGCAGTAGAAAAACTGGAATCATCGCTGGAGTTGTTAGCGGAATAGCGGTTATTCTACtaggattcttcttctttttcttctgcaaGGATAAACATAAAGGATATAAACGAGACGTATTTGTGGATGTTGCAG GTGAAGTGGACAGAAGGATTGCTTTTGGACAGTTGAGAAGATTTGCATGGAGAGAGCTTCAGTTGGCTACAGATGAGTTCAGTGAAAAGAATGTTCTCGGACAAGGAGGCTTTGGGAAAGTTTACAAAGGATTGCTTTCGGATGGCACCAAAGTCGCTGTAAAAAGATTGACTGATTTTGAACGTCCAGGAGGAGATGAAGCTTTCCAGAGAGAAGTTGAGATGATAAGTGTAGCTGTTCATAGGAATCTGCTTCGCCTTATCGGCTTTTGTACAACACAAACTGAACGACTTTTGGTGTATCCTTTCATGCAGAATCTAAGTGTTGCATATTGCTTAAGAG AGATTAAACCCGGGGATCCAGTTCTGGATTGGTTCAGGAGGAAACAGATTGCGTTAGGTGCAGCACGAGGACTCGAATATCTTCATGAACATTGCAACCCGAAGATCATACACAGAGATGTGAAAGCTGCAAATGTGTTACTAGATGAAGACTTTGAAGCAGTGGTTGGTGATTTTGGTTTAGCCAAGTTGGTAGATGTTAGAAGGACTAATGTAACCACTCAGGTCCGAGGAACAATGGGTCATATTGCACCAGAATGTATATCCACAGGGAAATCGTCAGAGAAAACCGATGTTTTCGGGTACGGAATTATGCTTCTGGAGCTTGTAACTGGACAAAGAGCAATTGATTTCTCGCggttagaggaagaagatgatgtctTATTGCTAGACCAT GTGAAGAAActggaaagagagaagagattagAAGACATAGTAGATAAGAAGCTTGATGAGGATTATATAAAGGAAGAAGTTGAAATGATGATACAAGTAGCTCTGCTATGCACACAAGCAGCACCGGAAGAACGACCAGCGATGTCGGAAGTAGTAAGAATGCTAGAAGGAGAAGGGCTTGCAGAGAGATGGGAAGAGTGGCAGAATCTTGAAGTGACGAGACAAGAAGAGTTTCAGAGGTTGCAGAGGAGATTTGATTGGGGTGAAGATTCCATTAATAATCAAGATGCTATTGAATTATCTGGTGGaagatag
- the MYB53 gene encoding myb domain protein 53 (myb domain protein 53 (MYB53); FUNCTIONS IN: DNA binding, sequence-specific DNA binding transcription factor activity; INVOLVED IN: regulation of transcription, DNA-dependent, regulation of transcription; EXPRESSED IN: 6 plant structures; EXPRESSED DURING: petal differentiation and expansion stage, E expanded cotyledon stage, D bilateral stage; CONTAINS InterPro DOMAIN/s: SANT, DNA-binding (InterPro:IPR001005), Homeodomain-like (InterPro:IPR009057), Myb, DNA-binding (InterPro:IPR014778), HTH transcriptional regulator, Myb-type, DNA-binding (InterPro:IPR017930), Homeodomain-related (InterPro:IPR012287), Myb transcription factor (InterPro:IPR015495); BEST Arabidopsis thaliana protein match is: myb domain protein 92 (TAIR:AT5G10280.1); Has 1807 Blast hits to 1807 proteins in 277 species: Archae - 0; Bacteria - 0; Metazoa - 736; Fungi - 347; Plants - 385; Viruses - 0; Other Eukaryotes - 339 (source: NCBI BLink).) — protein sequence MGRSPSSDETGLKKGPWLPEEDDKLINYIHKHGHSSWSALPKLAGLNRCGKSCRLRWTNYLRPDIKRGKFSAEEEETILNLHAVLGNKWSMIASHLPGRTDNEIKNFWNTHLKKKLIQMGFDPMTHQPRTDDIFSSLSQLMSLSNLRGLVDLQQQFPMEDQALLNLQTEMAKLQLFQYLLQPSPAPMSINNINPNILNLLIKENSVTSNIDLGFLSSHLQDFNNNNLPSLKTLDDNHFSQNTSPIWLHEPPSLNQTMLPTHDPCAQSVDGFGSNQASSSHDQEVAVTDSVDWPDHHLFDDSMFPDISYQS from the exons ATGGGAAGATCTCCTAGCTCAGATGAAACTGGTCTGAAGAAAGGTCCATGGTTgcctgaagaagatgataaactGATCAATTATATTCACAAACATGGCCATAGCAGCTGGAGTGCCCTTCCCAAGCTCGCTG GTCTTAACAGGTGTGGGAAGAGTTGCAGGCTACGATGGACAAACTATTTGAGACCAGACATTAAGCGAGGAAAATTCTCtgcggaggaagaagagaccATCCTGAACCTTCATGCGGTTCTAGGCAACAA GTGGTCAATGATTGCAAGCCACTTACCTGGACGAACTGACAATGAGATCAAGAATTTCTGGAATACtcatttgaagaaaaagcTGATTCAGATGGGTTTTGACCCCATGACCCATCAGCCAAGAACCGATGATATCTTCTCAAGTTTATCTCAGCTCATGTCTCTGTCTAACCTAAGAGGACTTGTTGATCTGCAGCAACAGTTTCCAATGGAAGACCAAGCGCTACTTAATCTCCAAACTGAGATGGCTAAGCTCCAATTGTTCCAATACCTTCTTCAACCTTCTCCTGCTCCCATGAGTATCAACAACATTAACCCTAACATTCTCAATCTCCTCATCAAAGAAAACTCCGTTACCAGTAATATCGACCTCGGTTTCCTCTCCTCTCATCTTCAAgacttcaacaacaacaacctccCTTCCCTCAAAACCCTAGACGATAATCACTTCAGTCAAAACACTTCTCCAATATGGCTCCATGAACCACCGAGCTTGAACCAAACTATGTTGCCTACGCATGATCCTTGTGCTCAGAGTGTAGATGGTTTCGGCAGCAACCAAGCCTCCTCAAGCCATGATCAAGAAGTAGCAGTCACAGACTCTGTAGATTGGCCTGATCATCATCTATTTGATGATTCCATGTTTCCAGACATTTCTTATCAATCTTAa
- the TGA1 gene encoding bZIP transcription factor family protein (TGA1; CONTAINS InterPro DOMAIN/s: Basic-leucine zipper (bZIP) transcription factor (InterPro:IPR004827), bZIP transcription factor, bZIP-1 (InterPro:IPR011616); BEST Arabidopsis thaliana protein match is: TGACG motif-binding factor 4 (TAIR:AT5G10030.2); Has 731 Blast hits to 729 proteins in 53 species: Archae - 0; Bacteria - 0; Metazoa - 7; Fungi - 0; Plants - 693; Viruses - 0; Other Eukaryotes - 31 (source: NCBI BLink).) — MNSTSTHFVPPRRVGIYEPVHQFGMWGESFKSNISNGTMNTPNHIIIPNNQKLDNNVSEDTSHGTAGTPHMFDQEASTSRHPDKIQRRLAQNREAARKSRLRKKAYVQQLETSRLKLIQLEQELDRARQQGFYVGNGIDTNSLGFSETMNPGIAAFEMEYGHWVEEQNRQICELRTVLHGHINDIELRSLVENAMKHYFELFRMKSSAAKADVFFVMSGMWRTSAERFFLWIGGFRPSDLLKVLLPHFDVLTDQQLLDVCNLKQSCQQAEDALTQGMEKLQHTLADCVAAGQLGEGSYIPQVNSAMDRLEALVSFVNQADHLRHETLQQMYRILTTRQAARGLLALGEYFQRLRALSSSWATRHREPT, encoded by the exons ATGAATTCGACATCGACACATTTTGTGCCACCGAGAAGAGTTGGTATATACGAACCTGTCCATCAATTCGGTATGTGGGGGGAGAGTTTCAAAAGCAATATTAGCAATGGGACTATGAACACACCAAACCACATAATAATACCGAATAATCAGAAACTAGACAACAACGTG tcaGAGGATACTTCCCATGGAACAGCAGGAACTCCTCACATGTTCGATCAAGAAGCTTCAACGTCTAGACATCCCGATAAG ATACAAAGACGGCTTGCTCAAAACCGCGAGGCTGCTAGGAAAAGTCGCTTGCGCAAGAAG gctTATGTTCAGCAACTGGAAACAAGCAGGTTGAAGCTAATTCAATTAGAGCAAGAACTCGATCGTGCTAGACAACAG GGATTCTATGTAGGAAACGGAATAGATACTAATTCTCTCGGTTTTTCGGAAACCATGAATCCAG GGATTGCTGCATTTGAAATGGAATATGGACATTGGGTTGAAGAACAGAACAGACAGATATGTGAACTAAGAACAGTTTTACACGGACACATTAACGATATCGAGCTTCGTTCGCTAGTCGAAAACGCCATGAAACATTACTTTGAGCTTTTCCGGATGAAATCGTCTGCTGCCAAAGCCGATGTCTTCTTCGTCATGTCAGGGATGTGGAGAACTTCAGCAGAACGATTCTTCTTATGGATTGGCGGATTTCGACCCTCCGATCTTCTCAAG gttcTTTTGCCACATTTTGATGTCTTGACGGATCAACAACTTCTAGATGTATGCAATCTAAAACAATCGTGTCAGCAAGCAGAAGACGCGTTGACTCAAGGTATGGAGAAGCTGCAACACACCCTTGCGGACTGCGTTGCAGCGGGACAACTCGGTGAAGGAAGTTACATTCCTCAGGTGAATTCTGCTATGGATAGATTAGAAGCTTTGGTCAGTTTCGTAAATcag GCTGATCACTTGAGACATGAAACATTGCAACAAATGTATCGGATATTGACAACGCGACAAGCGGCTCGAGGATTATTAGCTCTTGGTGAGTATTTTCAACGGCTTAGAGCCTTGAGCTCAAGTTGGGCAACTCGACATCGTGAACCAACGTAG